The Bacillus sp. es.036 genomic sequence GTAGTGACGGTTGGAGATAAAAGAGCTGAATCGCGTTTGTTGAATTTTCCGTTACGGCCGTTCTTTTAGAATCGACAATCGGACTTCCGAACGCACCTTTTTGGTCGAACGAATGGATTTTGTTATTAAAAGAGACCTCACGACCATTTAAACCTTCATAGAAGGTATCATTATCTCCAATATCGATCGTAATATCTCCTTCGATTTGATCAAGATCATAGATTCCAATTGGAATTTTGTATTGAAGCGATAGTAAGTTGTTGATGTCGGCAGCAGAGTGAACGAGAGGTATCGCACTTCCTTTTTTTAATCGTCGTAAGAGAGATTCAGAAGAGGGACGATATCGAGCAGGATCCGTGCCGAATTTTTTGAAAATGGATCGCCATTCTGAGACGGCGGAAAACGAATTGAGATCGATCTGTTCAAGGTCCATCATCATTGTTTCTTGATAAAATTGAAAGCGACCGCGTACCATTTGCGGTGACTTTTCAACCACGATATTATGATAAATAGCATAACCAATTTTAAAATCAGGATAAAGCTCTTTAATAGATGGAGCGAGAGTAATATTGGTCATCACACTTTCCTCCTAGTTCATATTTTTCGTTCATTTTACCATATACCAAATTTTGAAGCTTAAAAGGAGGTTTGCCTCATATATGAAGGAACTAAAAAAACAGCTAGAACGCATTGATGGAAAAGGGTATAAGGCATACAAGGACATTAAAGGACGCTATAACTTTAATGATTTTACCCTTGCGATTGATTATGTTCAGGGAGACCCGTTTGCAAGCCCTTCTCGGATAAGAATCATCGTTCCTCGTACGAAAACAATTATAGAACGTGAATGGTTTGAATCGTCTGTGAGGAGAGTCCGAACGGAAGATTGGATTGCGCGAGAAGTAGGAGGGGCCATTAAAAAGACGGAGAAGCATGCAAAAGGCACCGGGAAAAGTGGATTGCTCTTTATCGATCAACCTAGTCAAAAGGTCATTGAGCGAGCCGCAGTGAACCTCACAGAGGAAGTTATTACAATTTGTCTATCAATTGGATTACCTGCTCAAGGTAGGAAAGTTCTTGGGAGACAGGCGCTTGACTTGCTTTTGCATCGTATTCCAGACGTTATGAAAAAATCTGT encodes the following:
- a CDS encoding B3/B4 domain-containing protein; this translates as MTNITLAPSIKELYPDFKIGYAIYHNIVVEKSPQMVRGRFQFYQETMMMDLEQIDLNSFSAVSEWRSIFKKFGTDPARYRPSSESLLRRLKKGSAIPLVHSAADINNLLSLQYKIPIGIYDLDQIEGDITIDIGDNDTFYEGLNGREVSFNNKIHSFDQKGAFGSPIVDSKRTAVTENSTNAIQLFYLQPSLPLSECKKLVNASAEMFHQIHGGHVENEISI